Proteins from a genomic interval of Lathamus discolor isolate bLatDis1 chromosome 19, bLatDis1.hap1, whole genome shotgun sequence:
- the LOC136023730 gene encoding pepsin B-like: MKWLVLALLCLQLSEGVVRIKLKKGKSIRENMRKAGVLEDYLRKIKHHAAKKHLFGEDFVVYEPITSHLDSSYFGEISIGDPPQNFTVLFDTGSSNLWVPSTYCKTPACFNHMKFRPRESSTFVTNGQSYTLSYGSGTVTVLLGYDTLRIQSITVTNQEFGLSKNEPTQPFYYADFDGILGMAYPSLAVGGTPTVLQGMLEQNQLAEPIFSFYFSRNPTYYYGGELILGGVDPQLYYGDIAWAPVTQELYWQVAINEFAIGQSTTSWCSQGCQGIVDTGTFLLTVPEEYMESFLQALGAQLTSYGYAVDCNEIQNMSPITFVINGAQLPLYPSAYVLNNNGYCTLGIEVTYLPSQNGQPLWILGDVFLKQYYTIFDMANNRIGFAPSL, encoded by the exons ATGAAGTGGCTCGTCCTGGCCCTGCTGTGTCTCCAGCTCTCGGAGGGGGTGGTGAG AATCAAACTGAAGAAAGGCAAATCCATCCGGGAGAACATGAGGAAGGCTGGAGTGTTGGAGGACTACCTGAGGAAGATTAAACACCATGCAGCTAAGAAACACCTCTTTGGAGAGGACTTTGTGGTGTATGAGCCCATAACCAGCCATCTGGAT TCCTCCTACTTTGGGGAGATCAGCATTGGGGACCCCCCCCAGAACTTCACCGTGCTCTTCGACACCGGCTCCTCCAACCTGTGGGTGCCCTCCACCTACTGCAAGACCCCGGCGTGCT TCAACCACATGAAGTTCAGGCCCAGAGAGTCCTCCACCTTCGTCACCAACGGGCAGTCCTACACCCTCTCCTATGGCAGCGGCACAGTCACGGTGCTCTTGGGCTACGACACACTAAGG ATCCAGAGCATCACGGTCACAAACCAGGAGTTTGGGCTCAGTAAGAACGAGCCAACGCAGCCTTTCTACTATGCGGATTTTGATGGGATTCTGGGAATGGCCTACCCCTCACTGGCAGTGGGAGGGACGCCCACCGTGCTGCAGGGAATGCTGGAGCAGAACCAGCTTGCTGAGCCCATCTTCAGCTTCTACTTCTCCcg CAATCCCACCTACTACTATGGAGGAGAGCTCATTCTTGGAGGAGTTGACCCTCAGCTCTACTACGGGGACATTGCATGGGCACCAGTGACCCAGGAGCTCTACTGGCAGGTTGCCATTAATGA GTTTGCTATTGGGCAGTCAACGACCAGTTGGTGCAGCCAGGGCTGTCAGGGCATCGTGGATACAGGGACATTCCTGCTGACAGTGCCTGAGGAATACATGGAGAGCTTCCTGCAGGCCCTCGGAGCCCAGCTCACCAGCTATGGG TATGCAGTTGACTGCAATGAGATCCAGAACATGTCCCCCATCACCTTCGTCATCAACGGAGCTCAGCTCCCACTCTACCCCTCTGCCTACGTCTTGAAT AACAACGGTTACTGCACTCTGGGCATCGAGGTCACCTACCTGCCTTCCCAGAACGGGCAGCCGCTCTGGATCTTGGGCGATGTCTTCCTCAAGCAGTATTACACCATCTTCGACATGGCAAACAACCGCATCGGCTTCGCCCCGTCGCTGtag